In bacterium (Candidatus Blackallbacteria) CG13_big_fil_rev_8_21_14_2_50_49_14, the genomic stretch ATTTTGGTGTGAAAATGGGGGCGATTACGGTCAATCTCTTTACGGTTGCTAAAACTTTGCCGCTTGCTCTTTTTGTGGGCGTGGGTCTGTTTCATCTCGAACCTGGAAATTTTCAGGGGGCTTTGCAGACTGATCTGAATACCATGGGGGCAGCGCTTTTTCTTTCGCTTTGGCCCTTGCAGGGCTTTGAAACGGTGCCGGTGATTGCCGGAGAAAGCAAAAATCCCCAGCGGGATGTACCCTTGGCTACGATTTTTTCACTCTTGGCAGTGGCCCTCTTTTATACCCTGATTCAGATTGTTTCAGTGGGAACGCTGCCGGGGCTGGCGGGTTCGCAAAAGCCCTTGGCTGATGCCGCCGCCACTTTCCTGGGGCCTTTGGGAGCGACCCTGATGGCAGCCGGTGCCGCCATTTCAATGACGGGTTACAGTGCAGGCAATGCGATGGGATCTGCCCGTTATTTGGATGCTCTGGCAGAGGATCATTTTCTGCCCCAGTGGTTGCGGGCTGTGCATCCGCGCTATCTGACCCCGGCCCGTGCGATTGCGCTTACCACCGGTTTAACTGCTTTTATGGCGATTTGGCTGGATTTTGCGGCCCTGGTGGACATCTCCAATCTGGCGGTCATCAGCCAGTATGGGGCAACCTGTGCCGCGGTGATTTGGTTGCGTCTGAAGCAACCTGAGCTGGAACGTCGTTTTAAAATTCCGGGGGGAATTCTGGTTCCTCTATTGGGCTGTGGGGTTTCGCTCTGGCTGATCAAACAGGTCAAATTGCCTGAGCTGATCTTTACCACAGTGGTGGTTTTGATTGGAGTGGGCTTTGCTCTGGCTAGCAAGGCCTATGCCAAACGGAAGGCTGGAGGAGCCCCAGCTTAATCGACCCAGTTGATCAGGCCGCTGAAAATCCTTCAGCGGCCTTTTATTTTTGTTGAATCACAGCGCATGTTTAAGCTTCTGAATCTCAGGCCAAGCTGATTCAGTGTCCTCAAAACATGCTTGAGGTTAGCTCAGGTAAAGCGAACGCATCTCTGTCAGGGCTGAACCCGCCAATTGATTCGAAATTTTAGGATTCGACAAGATCAAAAACCAAAAAAAAAGAAAATTATAAGTTATTTAGGGTAGTTTAAATTGAATTTTTAGGGTCTGATTTTTTATAAACTGCACAGCTAACTGAAATTGACTGTTTTTTGAATCAGGATTTTATCAAATGATGGGCCCATTCTTCAGCTTTAAAACTTTTTAATAGCAGTCCAGGCCCTTCCAGAATCGGGCGTTTGAGAGCAGAGGGATTCGCAATTAGCAGCTGGGCTTGTTCTTCGGCAGAGGCGGCTTCATAGGCCTCTTTGAATTTACGAAAGGTGGTGCCCGCTTTATTGACGGGCAACTCCCCAAAGCCTGCTTGCCAGCGCTGAAGATCTTCAAGACTGGGTTTTTGTTTGGCGTAATCGACAAAAGTATACGCCAATCCCTCGGATTCTAGCCAGGTAAAGGCCTTTTTCATGGTGGAACAATTTTTAATGCCGTATATCGTATACATCTCAATTTCCAATTGTCTGTGAATGATGATGCTTCATTATACAGCGAAGCTATCAAAGCGCTTTCCGGTATACAGAAAAGAAGGCCTGAACAGACAAGACTTTGTGTCTGTTCAGGCCTTGGGTCTTGATAGAAAGCTATTTAAAAGAGTTTGCCACCAAAGAGGGTTTTGTATTCATCATTGACCTTGTTGGCATAGGTTGAAACACTGGGGTCGCCGTAGCGTTTCAAGGCTTTTTCAATGCCTCTGCCCAGACGGGCCCGCTCATTGAGTTCATAACTCATATAGGCCACAGAGGTCCAGACATTGGCTTTGATATTGTAACGCTGTTGAATGG encodes the following:
- a CDS encoding arsenate reductase; this encodes MYTIYGIKNCSTMKKAFTWLESEGLAYTFVDYAKQKPSLEDLQRWQAGFGELPVNKAGTTFRKFKEAYEAASAEEQAQLLIANPSALKRPILEGPGLLLKSFKAEEWAHHLIKS